In Acidisarcina polymorpha, the DNA window CGTCCTCAACAACCCCTCCAACAGCGCTGCGGTGAAATTAAGCGGGACCATTAGCCCTAGCTTGCTGGCTGAGGCAAGCTTCAACTACGACGGTAACGTCATCGGCATCACCAACAGCCCGAATTCGCAGGTCCCGGCTGGCTTCGGGGTGAACCGGTTCTTCGCGAATCCTTCGACGAACCTCCCCGGCCTCAACCTCGGCGCCCCGTATAACACCCAGGAGTTGCCCGGTTCGGCACCATGGAAGAATGCCGCCCGCGATTACTCACCCAAGGTGGATATCTCCTACACCATTGGCAAGCACGCCATGAAGTATGGGTTCAGCTATAACCGGTACACCAAGAACCAGCAGATCTTCGGCGATCCCGGCGGTAACTTCAACATCGGTTCACTCAGCGGCGATTCGGCGGTCGATTTCATCCTCGGGCTTTCCAATACTTACGACCAAGCCCAGGCGCTCCCCATCCGCCACTACGTGAACCAGACAACCTCCGCCTATGTCATGGACAACTGGCGCGTGACGCCGCGGTTGACGTTGCAGCTGGGTGTTCGCTACGACGCCCTGCCGCACGCTTACGAGAGACAAAACAATTTGTCGAATTTCGATCCGGCCACGTACATCCCAACTCTGATTCCTTCCGCCAACATCTTTCTTGGCAACAACACCAACCAGCTCAATCCGGCCGCGCTGACCAACTTTAATGGCGGCGCGTTCTATTTGAACGGCGTCCAGATCGCCGGTCAGAACCACTTCCCCCGGGGATTGGTTCAAAACGACTACAACACTATCCAGCCGCGTGTAGGTTTCTCTAACGATCTCTTTGGGGACGGTAAGACAATCCTTCGCGGTGGCATCGGCTCTTTCTACGAGCGGGTTCAAGGCAACGACGTCTACAACGCTGCCGCTAACGAACCGTTCTTTAACGATCCGCAGGCAACCAGCGTCTATGTCTCCGACCCGCACACCGCCTGGACCACAGGACAGACGGCTCAACTTCCGAACTTCGCACAAGGAATCACAACCCTGGCCACGACCTACAAGGCGCCAGGCGTCGTTCAATTTAGTCTCGGCGTCCAGCGTGAGGTCGCACCCTCCGTCGTCTGGGTCGTGCAATATGTCGGCAACCTGGCCTGGCATCAGCCAGTGCGGCGCCAGATCAACAATTACAGCCTCAATACCCCGCTCGGAGGAACGAACAATCCAAACTCTGGTACCCTTCTCCCGACCGATACGCGCGCGAACGCGGGCGATCCTCAGGATAAGTCGGGCACCAATCTGGGCGGCACATCGCTATCGAACGGCGATCAACTCCGGAACTACCCCGGCATCGGCCAAATCGCGCAGCAGGAAAACACCTCAAACGCGAATTACAGTGGCTTCCAGACCGGCATTCGCGCCCAGAACAAACATGGTCTTACCGGGGAGTTCGATTACACCTGGTCGCACGAGATCGATCTCACCAGCGACGATAACAACTGCTGCCTGAGCAACCCCTACAACTTGAAATACGACAAGGGGTCGGGTGGCCTGGATCGCCGTCATATCGTCAGCATCAACTATATCTACCAGCTGCCGATCTTCACTCAGAGTACTGGGCTCACCCACACCCTGCTGGGAGGGTGGGAGCTTGCCGGCGTGGTTGTGGCCGAGTCGGGAGTCATTCTGAACAACACCGCTGGTGGCAGCGCCTACGGTGGTCCTGGGCTGAGTATCGGCTACGACACAATCGGTCTCGGCGGTGGGTATCAGAATCGGCCGAACATCAACGGAAAAGTTCATTACCCGCATAAGCAGCTGGAGTGGTTTGACCCCACTGTCTTCTCGGCACCGATCCCGGCTTGGGCAGGCGGCGCGAACCAGGGCTTCGGCAGCGCCAGCAGAGACTCGATTGTCGGACCGGGCCGTCTGAACTTCTCAACATCCCTGTATAAGTCGTTCGCGATCAAGGAATACGCGCACTTCGAGTTCCGGGCGGAGTCGTTCAACACCTTCAATCACACCCAGTACAACAACGTCGGCTATCAGTTCGGATCCGGCAACTTCGGCCAAGTGACGAGCACTTTCGATCCTCGCACACTGGAGTTGGGCGCCAAGCTGATCTTCTAATTCAATCGCTGTAGAACAAGGGCGCGGCAGGCGATCAGCTTGCCGCGCTTCTTTTGCAAGCCTTGCAGGATTGCCATCCGTCCGCGCTAACGGTAGCGTTAGGACTGTCTTAGTAGAGGAAGCATTGATCTCCGTTCATCGCACCCTAGTACGGATCTTGCTGCTGGTCGCGGCGGCGGCCGCAGTTCCCGCGATCTTCGGTCAATCCGATGTCAGCCCCGTGGCTACGAGCAAATCGGACGCGCTCGCGCTGGAGCAGCAGGGAAGCAATGCCGATGCGGAGCGGATATGGCAGCGCATCGCCGAGGAACACCCCAAAGACCCTGAAGCCTTCGCCCATCTCGGATTGCTGGAGTCACGGCAGGAGAATTTTGCCGCGGCGATCGAGAATTACCGTAAAGCCCTCGCCCTCGGGCCAGCCGTGCCCGGTATCGAGATGAACCTGGGCCTCGCCTGTTTCAAGGCCAGCCAGTTCGCCGAAGCGATCAAGGCATTTTCCGCAGAGTTGCAGGGACAGCCGCCAGATAGTCCCGTTGCGGGGCGGCTCATCACTCTCTTGGGCATGGCCCATTACGGCATGGGCGACTATTTCGTTGCTATTCCCTATCTACGCAAAGCAGCGGACGAGGATCCGCAAAACCTGCCGTTACGCCTCACCCTGGCGCACAGCTGCCTTTGGAGCAAGCAATATGACTGCGTGATGAAAGTCGACAAGGAGATACTGGCGCTGAATGCCGACTCCGCCGAAGCCGACATGCTGGTGGGAGAAGCGCTCGACGAAAAGGGAGACGACGCGGGCGCCATGGAGCAATTTCGCGCAGCTACGAAAGCGAATCCCAAGGAGCCGAATGCTCATTTCGGCCTCGGCTATCTGCTCTGGAAGCAGCATCACTTCGACGAGGCGGCGCCGGAGTTTCAGGCGGAGCTCGAGAACGATCCCTCACAGCGTCAGGCCCGCGCCTACCTCGGAGACGCGCTGGTCGAGTTGAATCAGTACCAAGAGGCCCTGCCGGTCCTCGAAAGAGGTGAGGCAGAATCTTCCGACTCTGCGATGGTCCATCGCGACCTGGGTATTGTTTATGCCGAAATGGGGCGTAAGGAAGATGCCGCGAATGAGCTGGTTAAGGCGATCGCGCTCGACCCGAAGGATGTGTCGCCACATTGGCGGCTCGGAAAGCTCTTCCAGGCGATGGGAAAGAAGGACGAAGCGAAAGCGCAGTTCGAGACTGCGAGTGCAATGATTCACGAGACCAGTCGTCCACTTACTCAGGAGATTGGTGAGCCTCGTTCGAAGTC includes these proteins:
- a CDS encoding TonB-dependent receptor; this translates as MKLLKAWKCGVFLFSLFLLLACVTGYAQQNSEIDGTVTDKQGAVVSGAQITLTQPSTGLVKTAVSNDSGAYTFPGLNIGTYDIKVTATGFEAVVQQGLELNVSQTLRADIALTVGSVNETVTVAANALQVQADSNVVSTLISADQISEIATQNRNLTALATLGLGVSSGLPDSNTPTSVASSSFISVNGLRHAHNIWLIDGGEADDRGGAGGASIMPSQDAIAQFEMLTSNYPPDYGISSGATISLALKSGTQNFHGTLWEFNRNTDYNANSYFNKQANPVVARQIINYNIYGFNIGGPIFIPKHYNTSRQRTFFFVNEEWRKLKQASAPNVVQAIPAADFPVAGQNLNYVTPAFSSAIQLQVPVVGDPAFNARLAAAGIPVPTANGPKVYFPNNVIPASLFDPNALLYLGTGVFPAGNPGTDKVVSSASQPIDVRDDVVRIDHRITDKWAILGHYLGDSVTQSYASPMLGWSGASYNTITSVLNNPSNSAAVKLSGTISPSLLAEASFNYDGNVIGITNSPNSQVPAGFGVNRFFANPSTNLPGLNLGAPYNTQELPGSAPWKNAARDYSPKVDISYTIGKHAMKYGFSYNRYTKNQQIFGDPGGNFNIGSLSGDSAVDFILGLSNTYDQAQALPIRHYVNQTTSAYVMDNWRVTPRLTLQLGVRYDALPHAYERQNNLSNFDPATYIPTLIPSANIFLGNNTNQLNPAALTNFNGGAFYLNGVQIAGQNHFPRGLVQNDYNTIQPRVGFSNDLFGDGKTILRGGIGSFYERVQGNDVYNAAANEPFFNDPQATSVYVSDPHTAWTTGQTAQLPNFAQGITTLATTYKAPGVVQFSLGVQREVAPSVVWVVQYVGNLAWHQPVRRQINNYSLNTPLGGTNNPNSGTLLPTDTRANAGDPQDKSGTNLGGTSLSNGDQLRNYPGIGQIAQQENTSNANYSGFQTGIRAQNKHGLTGEFDYTWSHEIDLTSDDNNCCLSNPYNLKYDKGSGGLDRRHIVSINYIYQLPIFTQSTGLTHTLLGGWELAGVVVAESGVILNNTAGGSAYGGPGLSIGYDTIGLGGGYQNRPNINGKVHYPHKQLEWFDPTVFSAPIPAWAGGANQGFGSASRDSIVGPGRLNFSTSLYKSFAIKEYAHFEFRAESFNTFNHTQYNNVGYQFGSGNFGQVTSTFDPRTLELGAKLIF
- a CDS encoding tetratricopeptide repeat protein, with product MISVHRTLVRILLLVAAAAAVPAIFGQSDVSPVATSKSDALALEQQGSNADAERIWQRIAEEHPKDPEAFAHLGLLESRQENFAAAIENYRKALALGPAVPGIEMNLGLACFKASQFAEAIKAFSAELQGQPPDSPVAGRLITLLGMAHYGMGDYFVAIPYLRKAADEDPQNLPLRLTLAHSCLWSKQYDCVMKVDKEILALNADSAEADMLVGEALDEKGDDAGAMEQFRAATKANPKEPNAHFGLGYLLWKQHHFDEAAPEFQAELENDPSQRQARAYLGDALVELNQYQEALPVLERGEAESSDSAMVHRDLGIVYAEMGRKEDAANELVKAIALDPKDVSPHWRLGKLFQAMGKKDEAKAQFETASAMIHETSRPLTQEIGEPRSKSQP